GGGTGACGTCGGGCCTGCAAAATTCTCCGCCCGTTGCTTGGGTTTACCAGTTCACTGATGCAGACCGATGCGCTCACTCCCGGCCCGGCCCTATCAGTACGTTTATATGAGTGTTGTTCATCGTGCATCTACGATCTTTCACGAGCACTTTATTCTCCGGCCTGCCGGCCAAACGGGCGCTACTGATACTGGCGCTGCTGGTTCAGGGTGGCAGTGTGGCGGGTTATCTCTATCTGGAACGCGGCTGGATTGAGGCGGGGGTGGTGCAGAGCCTCAGAAACGTTTCGTCGATGCATATGCGAAGCTTCGAGCAACTCGAGACAACGTTGAATTATCAGCTCGCAACTGTTGCTGACGAAATGCAGGAGATGGGTGTCCACGCGGACAACCCGCAAAAAAGGAAGCTCCTGCTAAGCAAGGAAACAAAACACGGATGGCTTGATACCGTCGCGGTACTTGATTCAACCGGCAAGATCATTGCCCTTGACTCTGGCGTGCCGGTGGCGTCGGTCTTGCCGGCGACTGTTCTGGCCAATAACTCCTTCAAGGATTCGCCACAATACCGCTTGATCTATGATCGCTGGGTAGAATCCACCTCCGCTTTTGTCGCCCGCCCGTTTGCCGCCGAACTGGGAGGAGGTGGCATGATGACTTACCAGATGATCAGGTCGCCCGATGGCAAAACCATGGGCAGTGTTGTGGGCTTCACCAGCCTGCATAGCTTGTCGGTGCTGCTTAATACCGACGCAGTGCGAGGTTTCGATCTTGGCAAAGATGGCGTGCTGGCCATTCTTGATTACCACACGCGAGAAATGCTCTATCGCTATACCTATGCCGGGGATCCGCAAGCGGGGCATAAAGGTGGCGGGCAAACGATCAGCAGCTCATCTTTTCGGGACACCCGCTATGGCCCGGATGTGAAGTTTTACCGGTCTACGGTTGACGGGCTGGAGCGGCTCGTCGTGCTGGCCCCGCTGCACGACGCCCGCTGGCTGCAAATGGTCGCGCAAAGCAAAAACGAATACCTGTTTAACTGGCGTATCCAGGCCGCCATCACCGGCCTTGTATTTGCCTGTATCTGTGTCCTGCAATGGCTGCTGTTGGACGTATTTCACCAGAACCAGGTGCAGCGCAAAGTACTTGAATACGACGCTCTGCATGACCTCATGACGGGTCTGGCTAACCGGCGCAAATTTTTCAGCTGGACCGAGACGATCCAGCATCAGTCAGATCGGTATCGGCAGCCATGGAGCGTTCTGGCACTGGACGTGGACCATTTCAAGAAGGTCAACGATACCTACGGCCATGACGCAGGGGATGCGGTGTTGCGTACGCTCGCCGATATTTTGCGGGCCAACATCCGCGATTGCGATATTGCCGCGCGCTTTGGCGGAGAGGAATTCATCATTGGCCTACCCCAGACCGAACAGCACGGCGCAGCGGTTGTGGCGGAGCGCATCCGCCAGGCGCTGGCGGAAACGGTCGTTACGGTGAACGGACAGGATATCCGCTGCACCGTCAGCATCGGCATTGCTGAATACCAGCCACAATCTGGCATGAATATGCAAAACGTATTGAAACAGGCAGATGCCGCACTTTATCGCGCCAAAGCATGGGGTAGAAACCGCGTGGTATTGGCCAAAGACCTGACGGCACCTGCAATTGCTGCCAAGCCCGTCAAAGATGGGCGCAAGGTCAGCGTGACTCACTGATATCCGCCAGCCGAATCGGCAGAGCTGAAGATGAAATTGAAATAACCATCACTGACGCGCTGGCAAGCGTGTAGCCAAACCGGTTGTCGGCTACGATTTCACGAACCACTGCTAGCCAGCATCTCCAGAGCCATCCTGGTCTGTTCCGCAATCGTTAGCAACGGGGCGAAGCCCAGCGACAATCGCCTGCATTTGTCGTGCCAGGGCAGAATCCAGCTGTGCAACCACGTGATCGCGAGGCAAATCAGCGCCACGATTCAATTCAAGGCTCGCTTCCAGCTCGGCAGCCAGATTTTGCGTCTCCCGCGCGCCAATCATCGCGGCTAGCCCTTTCAAAGTATGGGCAAGACGCTGTGCCGTTTGCAGATCATTGCAGGTGAGCGCCTCTCTGATTACTTGAGCGGTTGCGGCCTGATTTTTGACAAAGGCCTGCAGAATTACGCGGCGACGGTCTGCATTGCGCGAACGGAACCAGGTGGCCGTCATATCCAGTCCATCTATTTGCAATGTTGCTTCCCGGTGGGCGAATGGTGGTATCAGTTGATGTGCGTTGCGGCTGCGGCAAGCCGGTCGACGCAACCAGCGGCATGCGAAGACACGGGTTGGTTCCGCTTGGGCAAAAGCCGGGCCGGACTGGACATGGCTTGGGTGCTTACCTGAGCATCAGCCCGAGTTGAGTCGGAATGTTAGCTGGCCGTTCTGATCACGCCCCAGCCAGCACAGCCTGACCCCTGCCCGATTGTCTGGCTCGAGCAAGCGCCTCATCCGCCCGGTTCGCGACGCCAGCCATACCTGCCTCCAGATCCGGAAAGGACGCGGCGACACCAATATGCACAGTGCAGCGGATCGTCCGATCGAGAAATGAAATGGACTGGTTAGCCAATACGCTGTGGATGCGTAGTGCTACTGCCTGGGCGTAGCCTTGCGTTGCCTGCCATAGACCTATCACGAATTCGTCTCGGTCCAGACGGGCGGCGATATCGCAATTACGCAAGCTGGCTCGCAAGACATCGGCAACCAGCGCCAG
This genomic interval from Silvimonas soli contains the following:
- a CDS encoding sensor domain-containing diguanylate cyclase, coding for MHLRSFTSTLFSGLPAKRALLILALLVQGGSVAGYLYLERGWIEAGVVQSLRNVSSMHMRSFEQLETTLNYQLATVADEMQEMGVHADNPQKRKLLLSKETKHGWLDTVAVLDSTGKIIALDSGVPVASVLPATVLANNSFKDSPQYRLIYDRWVESTSAFVARPFAAELGGGGMMTYQMIRSPDGKTMGSVVGFTSLHSLSVLLNTDAVRGFDLGKDGVLAILDYHTREMLYRYTYAGDPQAGHKGGGQTISSSSFRDTRYGPDVKFYRSTVDGLERLVVLAPLHDARWLQMVAQSKNEYLFNWRIQAAITGLVFACICVLQWLLLDVFHQNQVQRKVLEYDALHDLMTGLANRRKFFSWTETIQHQSDRYRQPWSVLALDVDHFKKVNDTYGHDAGDAVLRTLADILRANIRDCDIAARFGGEEFIIGLPQTEQHGAAVVAERIRQALAETVVTVNGQDIRCTVSIGIAEYQPQSGMNMQNVLKQADAALYRAKAWGRNRVVLAKDLTAPAIAAKPVKDGRKVSVTH
- a CDS encoding Hpt domain-containing protein, which encodes MTATWFRSRNADRRRVILQAFVKNQAATAQVIREALTCNDLQTAQRLAHTLKGLAAMIGARETQNLAAELEASLELNRGADLPRDHVVAQLDSALARQMQAIVAGLRPVANDCGTDQDGSGDAG
- a CDS encoding GGDEF domain-containing protein → MENLNTFAPGSALDQITGLHSRHQFFCWAEPLVRDQLPYAVLVLNLEHFKQITDTGGYDAGDIALALVADVLRASLRNCDIAARLDRDEFVIGLWQATQGYAQAVALRIHSVLANQSISFLDRTIRCTVHIGVAASFPDLEAGMAGVANRADEALARARQSGRGQAVLAGA